A stretch of the Leptospira kirschneri serovar Cynopteri str. 3522 CT genome encodes the following:
- a CDS encoding glycosyltransferase, producing the protein MKSSLKKIAVVCPIFSDKVSGGSEKLIFQFVELLSSDFDITVLTTRSLDYISWKNSIPIQPKDLFQDGSKQIRFEERHSSLGGSYKILQFTVEKQRNIDRFNRISKKILEKPSLQNKENVNYWLQEQGPYVPELIQFIEFRKSEYDIFFFVSYLYYPLVFGLPLVEEKSVVIPTFHDEAPAYLPIYKEVLTDRSSYSFNTPEELEVFRNILGFKPTIYSITGMNLNFDRWSDFKENSNSEVNPSFLENFEIAHSLIKSKSSNLSESSPFLLYVGRVDQGKGFLEMVEWFLEWKTNSYFPHTLKIAGKIVSKIPKKILENPNVEFLGFVEENIKLSLIENCSCLINSSPLESFSIVLMEVWLKEKPVLVNARSDVLKGHCLRSNGGLFYSDRKSFFATLNFILNHPIESIEMGKNGKKYVEQNFNPKIVKDKLLRLIEKTIQKKYSGS; encoded by the coding sequence TTGAAATCATCTCTTAAAAAGATCGCGGTTGTTTGTCCGATTTTTTCGGACAAGGTTTCCGGAGGTTCGGAAAAACTTATCTTTCAATTTGTAGAATTATTGTCCTCCGATTTTGATATCACCGTTTTGACTACCCGAAGTCTGGATTATATTTCTTGGAAAAACTCAATTCCAATTCAACCCAAGGATCTATTTCAAGACGGTTCCAAACAGATCCGTTTTGAAGAAAGGCACTCATCTTTGGGCGGAAGTTATAAAATTCTCCAATTTACTGTCGAAAAACAAAGAAACATAGATCGATTTAATCGAATTTCGAAAAAAATTTTAGAAAAACCTTCCTTACAAAATAAGGAAAATGTAAATTATTGGCTTCAGGAACAAGGTCCTTACGTCCCGGAATTAATTCAATTTATCGAATTTAGAAAAAGTGAATATGATATTTTTTTCTTCGTAAGTTATCTTTATTATCCTTTGGTTTTCGGATTACCTTTGGTAGAAGAAAAATCAGTCGTTATTCCTACATTTCACGACGAAGCTCCGGCATATCTTCCAATATATAAGGAAGTTCTAACGGACCGTAGCTCGTATTCTTTTAACACTCCTGAAGAATTGGAGGTTTTTCGAAATATCTTAGGATTCAAACCGACTATATATTCAATTACTGGAATGAATTTGAATTTTGATCGATGGTCCGATTTTAAAGAGAATTCGAATTCAGAAGTAAACCCTAGTTTTTTAGAAAATTTCGAAATCGCCCATTCTTTGATTAAATCAAAATCCTCTAATTTATCCGAAAGTTCGCCTTTTTTACTCTACGTTGGTCGTGTGGATCAAGGAAAAGGTTTTCTGGAAATGGTGGAATGGTTCCTGGAATGGAAAACGAATTCGTATTTTCCGCACACTCTCAAAATCGCCGGTAAAATCGTTTCTAAAATTCCTAAAAAAATATTAGAAAATCCGAATGTAGAATTTTTAGGATTTGTGGAAGAGAATATCAAATTAAGTCTTATAGAGAATTGCTCCTGTTTGATCAACTCTTCTCCTTTGGAAAGTTTTTCCATCGTTCTTATGGAAGTTTGGTTAAAAGAAAAACCTGTTCTTGTCAACGCAAGATCGGACGTCCTCAAAGGTCATTGTCTCAGAAGCAATGGCGGTCTTTTTTATTCCGATCGCAAAAGTTTTTTTGCCACCTTAAACTTCATTTTGAATCATCCGATAGAATCCATTGAAATGGGCAAAAACGGTAAAAAATACGTAGAACAAAACTTTAATCCGAAAATCGTAAAAGATAAATTACTGCGATTGATCGAAAAAACGATTCAGAAAAAGTATTCCGGTTCGTAA
- a CDS encoding LIC_10202 family protein: MEDKFQELFEIRDSRINVREIMEEIESKLKKNPSTKEDIEKLTHWKFSPPSPEGYRDFDPSEIAHLFEKGISPPKFTNPKLRFVKGPLKWLLIRFAEFYSFLDKKLSENRTRAFYSVLHELILIRSENQNLKRKMESFYSEFLEWNQAIGKEVRPEFLWANENLYSEDSTQESENFLLESVNPSEKVLVLSPGWGKMLKQLLKLGAKFDSISWNKSCAEFIKNSITTNIHFEELGEVPKSCSEYSKIIISENLSIHPHWLIEKTLKTLSLKVSPGTEIRFRFSNENSNYPSPFLPLRLTRVQEPLIRDYLKQLGFRNIIERKSEDGFTVLSFRK, translated from the coding sequence ATGGAAGATAAATTTCAGGAACTATTTGAAATCAGAGATTCTCGGATCAACGTTCGGGAGATCATGGAAGAAATAGAATCTAAACTCAAAAAAAATCCTTCCACAAAAGAAGATATAGAAAAACTCACTCATTGGAAATTCTCTCCTCCTAGTCCAGAAGGTTATAGAGATTTTGATCCTTCAGAAATCGCCCATCTTTTCGAAAAAGGAATTTCTCCTCCTAAGTTCACCAATCCTAAACTTAGATTTGTAAAAGGACCTCTCAAATGGCTTTTGATTCGATTTGCAGAATTTTATTCTTTTTTAGATAAAAAACTTTCCGAAAATAGAACCCGCGCATTCTACAGTGTGTTACACGAATTAATTTTAATCCGTTCCGAAAATCAAAATCTGAAAAGAAAAATGGAATCCTTTTATTCCGAATTTTTAGAATGGAATCAAGCCATCGGAAAAGAAGTAAGACCGGAATTTCTTTGGGCTAATGAAAATCTTTATTCGGAAGATTCCACACAAGAAAGTGAAAACTTTTTATTGGAATCCGTCAATCCTTCGGAAAAAGTTTTGGTTTTATCTCCCGGCTGGGGAAAAATGCTCAAACAACTTTTGAAGTTAGGCGCTAAGTTTGATTCGATTAGTTGGAACAAGTCTTGTGCTGAGTTCATAAAAAATTCAATTACAACGAACATACACTTTGAAGAACTCGGCGAAGTTCCTAAAAGTTGTTCAGAATATTCTAAAATTATAATATCAGAAAATTTATCGATTCATCCGCATTGGTTGATTGAAAAAACGCTCAAAACTCTAAGTTTGAAAGTTTCACCAGGAACTGAAATTCGTTTTCGATTTTCCAATGAAAATTCCAACTATCCTTCTCCTTTTTTGCCTTTAAGACTTACAAGAGTTCAAGAACCTTTGATCCGAGATTATCTCAAACAACTCGGTTTTAGAAACATTATAGAAAGAAAATCAGAAGACGGTTTTACCGTTCTTTCGTTTCGAAAATGA
- a CDS encoding glycosyltransferase family 4 protein has product MKEVHQFSAGFNPGDAISNQMLEIRNHLKDFEYKGDIFSENIGASKLTFVKKYKTYNKSSKNILFYHHSIHSNVFDFLRSFRSPRVLIYHNVTPHHFFESYDLKMSYLLKKGREELEKMNEKFNFVFAVSKFNQMELEELGFRNVEILPITYQLSERFPKIEKSKSKIKKIIFVGRITPNKKQDDLIRLAFAYKSMISDQFQFYLAGFNSKELYLYREELERMLDFYDLRKNVLITGFLSDLELNSLYQEADAFVSMSEHEGFCVPLIEAMIYRIPILAFSGGAVSETLNGAGILFKEKNFPNLAILLNKILTDVSFQNQILTEQDLRLNEFKKTDYKSVLRKALEIIS; this is encoded by the coding sequence ATGAAAGAGGTTCATCAATTTTCTGCGGGTTTTAATCCGGGTGATGCGATCAGCAATCAGATGCTTGAAATTCGCAATCACTTAAAAGATTTTGAATATAAAGGAGATATATTTTCGGAAAACATTGGAGCGTCTAAACTTACTTTTGTAAAAAAATATAAAACCTACAACAAATCTTCAAAAAATATTTTATTTTATCATCATTCGATCCATTCCAATGTGTTTGATTTTTTAAGATCCTTTCGATCTCCCAGAGTTTTAATTTATCATAACGTAACTCCTCATCATTTTTTCGAATCCTACGATCTAAAAATGAGTTATCTTCTCAAAAAAGGAAGAGAAGAGTTAGAAAAAATGAACGAGAAATTCAATTTCGTTTTTGCGGTTTCTAAGTTCAACCAAATGGAATTAGAAGAATTAGGATTTCGGAATGTAGAAATTCTACCGATCACTTACCAATTGTCCGAACGTTTTCCTAAAATTGAAAAGTCGAAATCTAAAATTAAAAAAATCATTTTTGTAGGTAGAATCACTCCCAATAAAAAACAGGACGATTTAATCCGTCTTGCATTCGCATATAAATCCATGATTTCCGACCAGTTCCAGTTTTATCTCGCAGGTTTTAATTCCAAAGAATTGTATCTTTATCGAGAAGAACTAGAAAGGATGCTGGACTTTTACGATCTCAGAAAAAACGTTTTGATCACAGGTTTTCTCTCCGACTTAGAACTAAATTCTCTTTATCAAGAAGCGGACGCTTTCGTTTCTATGAGCGAACACGAAGGTTTTTGTGTTCCTTTGATCGAAGCTATGATTTATAGAATTCCAATCCTCGCTTTTTCAGGTGGCGCGGTTTCCGAAACTTTAAACGGAGCTGGTATTCTTTTTAAAGAAAAAAATTTTCCGAACTTGGCTATCTTACTCAATAAAATTTTGACTGATGTTTCTTTTCAAAATCAAATTTTGACGGAGCAAGATCTACGTCTGAACGAATTTAAAAAAACGGATTATAAATCCGTTCTTAGGAAGGCGCTTGAAATCATCTCTTAA
- a CDS encoding glycosyltransferase family 4 protein, whose translation MKVYQHVTEFKDGDGIGNDIKGIRNVLEKIGVPNSIVCLKNFSKESLPIEIHPTTLRFSPNDIHILNYGGCGYPLDWFRNLSGKKIVRYQSFTPAIYFKNFLSSEIYNTLQLEEKRSLLELYSLKNETDLFLPSSEFNVNFLRSLQITNVFVLPIVKKYPIRETVIKDKKEFTIGFIGRISPNKKMEDLLALLESILTIRQNVQLLICGNVPLVFKEYYNFLKKNILIKRLTENVQIRLGANDAEINSFLNSMDLYVCMSEHEGFNIPVLDAFGAGIPVISYKAGATPETMKTGGIIFKDKSSSSINLLALLIDNLLEKKSLRQQISKKEQEIAQEYNFFPFESFFKEKILA comes from the coding sequence ATGAAAGTTTATCAACACGTCACCGAATTTAAAGACGGAGACGGAATCGGAAACGACATTAAAGGAATTCGAAACGTTCTCGAAAAAATAGGCGTTCCTAATTCTATTGTATGCCTTAAAAACTTTTCTAAAGAATCACTTCCTATCGAAATTCATCCTACTACATTACGTTTTTCTCCCAACGACATTCATATATTAAACTACGGTGGTTGCGGTTATCCACTGGATTGGTTCCGAAATTTATCCGGAAAAAAAATAGTTCGTTACCAGAGTTTCACTCCAGCAATCTATTTTAAGAATTTCTTAAGTTCCGAAATTTACAACACACTTCAACTTGAAGAAAAACGTTCTTTGTTAGAACTCTATTCGCTCAAAAACGAAACGGATCTATTTTTACCTTCTTCCGAATTTAACGTAAATTTTTTACGATCTCTACAAATCACAAATGTTTTCGTTCTTCCAATCGTCAAAAAATATCCGATCAGAGAAACGGTAATAAAAGATAAAAAGGAATTTACGATCGGTTTTATCGGTAGAATTTCTCCAAATAAAAAAATGGAAGATCTTTTGGCACTTTTAGAATCGATTTTAACAATCAGACAAAACGTCCAACTTTTGATTTGTGGAAACGTTCCTTTGGTTTTTAAAGAATATTACAATTTTCTTAAAAAGAATATTTTAATCAAGCGCTTGACGGAAAACGTTCAAATCCGTTTGGGCGCAAACGACGCAGAAATAAATTCTTTTCTAAATTCTATGGATTTATACGTCTGTATGAGCGAACACGAAGGTTTTAACATTCCGGTTTTGGACGCATTCGGGGCCGGAATCCCTGTGATTTCTTATAAAGCGGGAGCAACTCCCGAAACGATGAAAACCGGAGGAATCATTTTCAAAGATAAATCTTCTTCTTCCATAAATCTACTCGCGCTTCTGATAGACAACCTTTTGGAAAAAAAATCGTTACGCCAACAAATTTCTAAAAAGGAGCAAGAAATCGCCCAAGAGTATAATTTTTTTCCATTCGAAAGTTTTTTTAAAGAGAAAATCCTAGCATGA